The Salvia splendens isolate huo1 unplaced genomic scaffold, SspV2 ctg358, whole genome shotgun sequence genome has a window encoding:
- the LOC121789855 gene encoding protein SCAR1-like: MSSSARQYSALLIYHMYVYARPHTHTHQIFAISAVELVQSPTYLPLSFTRISLSLLSDRFIRPSIYPPQFLAHSFICCSGDIVPQSERENFQFLCCYSSLSLFVCETMPLARVEVRNQYRLGTPEMYIEANNDEPKDILQGVAVAGLVGLLRQLGDLADFAAEVFHGLQEEVVVTCSRSRELMARVLRIEAKVVPVEKNVLAQQNHLHLAYTAGLNWQTPARYEQNLFVYSDMPQFILDFYENCRSPPQFHLLDRFDPGGPGSCLKRYSDPTIYSFASKAPGDASNGKVEKFNKSEKSEKQSPCPRNGEVSRNASFAYLISRMQSPSNVGRNTSPCQPTDYSALKSGMCEHSNSHKRNELGCSKDEICSSYSMKTKEEKSRGLSAQMTGDYLNPIKAKSIGSRVGNSQENCAMLHGRNEDPCSSPPLSHMKISVQPIGGFVNSKKKPKFMRGIIDHGSIDALPSFQLVPEVSSTGLNVASDSDDETFRATSPSLSDGSESSPEQFESRIENQPFQYEPEFATAPDLPPLPPVQWWVSEKSHDTMPQMSNNAFDLMHAASSNSQHKPAPLNHDQDSETANEQKSKPFYSEKSDAEGEAKGDKNIDENNFLNQIRTKLMSLRPTEPSGTSTNVQGMTILDKANAIRKAIGSDDE, encoded by the exons ATGTCTTCTTCCGCCCGCCAATATAGCGCGCTGCTTATATATCATATGTATGTATATGCGcgcccacacacacacactcaccaGATATTCGCTATCTCTGCAGTTGAGCTGGTGCAGTCCCCCACCTACTTACCTCTCTCTTTCACTcgaatctctctctctcttctctctgaTCGGTTCATACGTCCCTCCATTTATCCACCACAATTCCTTGCGCACTCCTTCATTTGTTGTTCAGGAGATATAGTTCCACAATCAGAGAGGGAGAATTTTCAATTTCTCTGCTGCTACTCTTCTCTGAGTTTGTTTGTGTGCGAAACGATGCCGTTGGCGAGAGTGGAGGTGAGGAATCAGTACAGATTGGGAACTCCAGAGATGTACATTGAGGCGAACAACGATGAGCCTAAAGATATTCTCCAAGGAGTCGCCGTTGCTGGCCTCGTCGGGCTCTTACGCCAGCTCGGTGATCTCGCTGA TTTTGCAGCAGAAGTTTTTCACGGCTTGCAGGAAGAAGTGGTGGTAACATGTTCTAGAAGCCGAGAGTTGATGGCTCGTGTGCTCCGGATTGAAGCAAAAGTGGTTCCAGTTGAGAAAAATGTATTGGCACAACAGAACCACTTACACCTAGCTTATACTGCTG GTCTCAATTGGCAAACTCCAGCTCGATATGAACAAAATCTTTTTGTATATAGTGACATGCCTCAGTTTATCTTGGATTTCTATGAAAATTGCCGTAGCCCTCCACAGTTTCACTTGCTTGACAG GTTTGACCCTGGTGGTCCTGGATCATGCTTGAAAAGGTATTCAGATCCAACTATCTACAGCTTTGCATCAAAGGCACCTGGTGATGCAAGTAATGGGAAAGTTGAAAAGTTTAACAAGTCAGAAAAGAGTGAG AAACAAAGTCCATGCCCGAGGAATGGAGAAGTATCACGCAATGCATCTTTTGCGTATCTCATTTCCAG AATGCAATCACCCTCTAATGTAGGTCGCAATACTTCGCCTTGCCAACCAACAGATTATTCTGCATTAAAATCAGGCATGTGTGAACACTCAAATTCACACAAGAGAAATGAGTTAGGATGCAGTAAGGATGAAATCTGTTCAAGTTACTCCATGAAAACCAAAGAAGAAAAATCAAGAGGACTGTCAGCTCAAATGACTGGAGATTACTTGAATCCCATCAAGGCAAAAAGCATTGGTTCTCGTGTAGGAAATTCTCAAGAGAACTGTGCAATGCTTCATGGGCGAAATGAAGATCCTTGTTCATCTCCTCCACTCTCTCACATGAAAATATCGGTCCAACCAATTGGTGGCTTTGTGAATTCAAAAAAGAAGCCGAAATTCATGCGAGGCATCATTGATCATGGCAGTATAGATGCATTGCCTTCATTTCAGTTAGTTCCAGAGGTTTCCAGTACTGGGCTGAATGTTGCTTCAGACTCAGACGATGAGACATTCCGAGCAACATCACCTTCTTTATCAGATGGCTCTGAATCAAGTCCTGAGCAGTTTGAGTCCAGAATCGAGAACCAGCCATTCCAATATGAGCCAGAATTTGCAACAGCTCCTGATCTTCCTCCTCTACCTCCTGTTCAATGGTGGGTTTCAGAAAAGAGTCATGACACGATGCCTCAAATGTCCAACAACGCGTTTGATCTTATGCATGCAGCGTCTTCAAATTCTCAGCATAAGCCTGCGCCCTTGAATCATGACCAAGATTCGGAGACTGCAAATGAGCAGAAAAGCAAG CCTTTCTATTCTGAGAAGTCAGATGCCGAAGGAGAAGCTAAAGGGGACAAGAACATAGATGAAAACAATTTCCTCAACCAAATTAGAACAAAA TTAATGAGTCTGAGACCAACTGAGCCATCAGGGACCTCTACTAATGTCCAAGGAATGACGATTCTTGACAAGGCAAATGCCATTCGCAAg